A genomic region of Capnocytophaga canimorsus contains the following coding sequences:
- a CDS encoding polyprenyl synthetase family protein produces the protein MSIIESYREAFLKRLENFPEKQEPANLYAPMHYILQLGGKRIRPILTLMGADIFGTDYQKAMYAALAVEVFHNFSLVHDDIMDKASLRRGQQTIHEKWDLNTAILSGDAMLIIAYQLFENYEPTIFRELAQIFSKTALEVCEGQQHDMDFETRNDVKPQEYLLMIKYKTAVLVGAALQMGAIVAKTSEENKKRIYDFGVLLGMAFQLQDDYLDTFGDKDFGKRIGGDILENKKTMLVLKALENANAEQRQQIMQLYTSKNTDETHKIALATKLFKDTQSDVFLREEIKKYTFEAFTILENLDIPQSKKELLKKFGTDLMNRKI, from the coding sequence ATGTCAATCATTGAAAGTTATCGGGAAGCTTTCCTTAAACGTTTAGAAAATTTCCCAGAAAAACAAGAACCTGCCAATTTGTATGCTCCTATGCACTATATCCTGCAGTTGGGTGGGAAACGTATTCGTCCAATACTTACCCTTATGGGAGCTGATATTTTCGGAACGGATTATCAAAAAGCAATGTATGCGGCATTGGCAGTAGAAGTCTTTCATAATTTTTCTTTGGTTCACGATGATATTATGGACAAAGCCTCCTTAAGGCGAGGACAACAAACCATACACGAAAAATGGGACTTAAACACGGCTATTCTGTCTGGTGATGCAATGCTTATTATCGCCTATCAATTGTTTGAAAATTACGAACCTACCATTTTTAGAGAGCTTGCTCAAATTTTTAGCAAAACTGCCTTAGAGGTTTGTGAAGGACAACAACACGATATGGATTTTGAAACCCGTAACGATGTAAAACCACAAGAATACCTACTGATGATAAAATACAAAACCGCTGTTTTAGTAGGAGCTGCCCTACAAATGGGAGCTATTGTAGCGAAAACTTCAGAAGAAAACAAAAAACGAATCTATGATTTTGGTGTGTTGCTCGGTATGGCTTTTCAGCTACAAGACGATTATTTAGACACTTTCGGGGATAAAGACTTCGGTAAACGCATCGGTGGAGATATTCTAGAAAACAAAAAAACAATGCTAGTTCTAAAAGCTTTGGAAAATGCCAATGCCGAACAGCGCCAACAAATAATGCAATTATATACCTCCAAAAATACTGATGAAACTCACAAAATAGCCCTGGCTACAAAACTTTTTAAAGACACTCAAAGTGATGTTTTTCTGCGTGAAGAAATCAAAAAATACACTTTTGAGGCTTTTACTATACTTGAAAATTTAGACATTCCGCAAAGCAAAAAAGAACTACTCAAAAAGTTTGGTACTGATTTAATGAACCGAAAAATATAG
- a CDS encoding SLC13 family permease, which translates to MADSRHYSLQILSHIQKMVDIQQKVIYFLLSLIVAFGLTYLLYEPELNRAQIYVLFLLFLAIGLWMTEAIPPFATGLLVFGFLIFATNSYYSELDPENAKTYYQDYVNTWSNSVIWLMLGGFFMADAMQKTHLDRIVFKMSISKFGTAPEKILLGLMLTTAVFSMIMSNTATTAMMVASVAPFLKTLPKESDLSKGILIGIAAAASIGGMGTLIGSPPNAIAVDALADEGIGFLEWMYVGMPVSIILTFVTWYFLKRKYVKTNTPIEVQLEETPTEEEKKEDPRILKMKKNVVLSVLCVTLILWLTEKLHNIPASIISLIPIMLLTMLGVVKGNDVRRLPWDTLMLVAGGLALGMAIKETGLAQHYVDKLQQIHLNFYVLVFFFALLTVLLSNVMSNTATATILIPIAIILTYQNPVVLPIVIGLSASTALFLPISTPPNAIAYSTGFLQQKDFRYAGLIVGLLGPILICALTMLVFMVIL; encoded by the coding sequence ATGGCAGATTCAAGGCATTATTCGTTGCAAATTTTATCGCACATTCAAAAAATGGTTGATATTCAACAAAAAGTCATTTACTTTTTATTGAGTTTGATTGTCGCTTTTGGGCTGACATATCTATTGTACGAACCAGAATTAAATCGAGCGCAAATATACGTTTTGTTTTTACTTTTTTTAGCTATCGGTTTATGGATGACCGAAGCCATTCCTCCCTTTGCTACGGGACTCTTAGTCTTTGGTTTTCTGATTTTTGCTACCAACAGCTACTACTCGGAGTTAGACCCCGAAAACGCCAAAACGTATTATCAAGATTACGTCAATACGTGGTCAAATAGTGTAATTTGGCTAATGTTAGGAGGTTTTTTTATGGCTGACGCTATGCAAAAAACACATTTAGATCGTATCGTTTTTAAAATGTCTATCTCGAAATTCGGTACGGCTCCCGAAAAAATCTTACTAGGGCTGATGCTTACTACCGCTGTTTTTTCGATGATAATGTCAAATACGGCAACCACAGCAATGATGGTAGCCTCTGTAGCCCCCTTTTTAAAAACGCTTCCCAAAGAATCCGATTTAAGTAAAGGAATTTTAATCGGGATTGCTGCAGCAGCTTCTATTGGTGGTATGGGGACGCTTATTGGTTCGCCCCCAAATGCCATTGCCGTAGATGCTCTTGCCGACGAAGGTATCGGATTTTTGGAATGGATGTATGTAGGAATGCCCGTTTCTATCATTCTCACCTTTGTTACTTGGTATTTTTTGAAAAGGAAATACGTTAAAACCAACACTCCTATTGAAGTTCAGTTAGAAGAAACCCCAACTGAAGAAGAAAAGAAGGAAGACCCTCGTATTTTGAAAATGAAGAAAAATGTAGTGCTTTCGGTGCTTTGTGTAACCTTAATACTATGGCTTACCGAAAAGTTACACAACATCCCTGCTTCCATCATATCTTTAATTCCGATTATGTTACTAACTATGTTAGGGGTGGTCAAAGGAAATGATGTACGTCGCCTACCCTGGGATACCCTTATGTTAGTTGCAGGAGGTTTAGCTTTAGGAATGGCAATCAAAGAAACTGGATTAGCCCAACATTACGTAGATAAGCTACAACAAATACATCTAAATTTTTATGTTTTGGTGTTTTTCTTTGCCCTATTAACGGTATTACTCTCTAACGTAATGAGTAACACGGCAACGGCTACTATTTTGATTCCTATTGCCATTATTTTAACCTATCAAAATCCTGTAGTACTCCCTATTGTGATTGGGTTAAGCGCCTCAACGGCTTTATTTTTGCCTATTTCAACACCTCCGAATGCCATTGCATACAGTACCGGATTTTTGCAACAAAAGGATTTCCGCTATGCCGGACTTATCGTAGGGTTATTAGGTCCAATTTTAATTTGTGCCCTAACGATGCTCGTTTTTATGGTAATTTTATAA
- a CDS encoding ABC transporter ATP-binding protein, translated as MQTILEIDKLTKDFGAFRAVDGVSFRIEKGKVYGLLGPNGSGKSTTLGMVLGVVNKTSGNYHWFGGRYSNHQALKHVGAIIERPNFYPYMSAYQNLKLVCKIKEASTDKIEEKLALVGLSEFKNRKFRAFSLGMKQRLAIASALLNDPEILILDEPTNGLDPQGIHQIRALIKHIAQQGVTVLLASHLLDEVEKVCSHVIVLRSGKMLYNGPTDAITNNHGFFELAATDNQLLIETLQKNANFEKVYLENGVVKAFAKKTIEPTQLNRLLFEEGIVLSMLIQRKESLEEQFLQLTEKK; from the coding sequence ATGCAAACAATTTTAGAAATAGATAAACTTACAAAAGATTTTGGAGCATTTAGGGCTGTCGATGGGGTTTCTTTTCGAATCGAAAAAGGAAAAGTTTACGGTTTGTTAGGTCCTAACGGAAGCGGAAAATCAACTACTTTGGGTATGGTACTCGGTGTGGTAAATAAAACTTCAGGAAATTACCATTGGTTTGGTGGTAGATATTCTAATCATCAGGCGCTCAAACATGTAGGTGCTATTATTGAGCGTCCGAATTTTTATCCGTATATGAGTGCTTATCAGAATTTAAAGTTGGTGTGTAAAATAAAGGAAGCTTCTACCGATAAAATTGAAGAGAAATTGGCTTTGGTAGGCTTGTCCGAATTTAAAAATCGAAAATTTAGAGCGTTTTCTTTAGGAATGAAACAACGTCTTGCTATTGCTTCGGCACTACTCAATGACCCTGAAATTTTGATTTTAGACGAACCCACTAACGGATTAGACCCTCAAGGAATACATCAAATTAGGGCTCTGATAAAACATATTGCCCAACAAGGTGTAACCGTTTTACTGGCATCACACCTACTTGATGAAGTGGAAAAAGTATGTTCGCACGTTATCGTACTGCGCAGTGGAAAAATGCTTTACAACGGGCCAACCGATGCCATTACCAATAATCACGGATTTTTTGAATTAGCCGCAACTGACAATCAACTTTTGATTGAAACCTTACAAAAAAATGCAAATTTTGAGAAAGTTTATCTTGAAAACGGAGTAGTTAAGGCCTTTGCTAAAAAAACGATTGAACCCACCCAGCTCAATCGATTGCTTTTTGAAGAAGGGATTGTCCTCTCAATGTTGATTCAGCGCAAAGAAAGTTTAGAAGAACAATTTTTACAACTCACTGAAAAAAAATAA
- the alr gene encoding alanine racemase: MNIEKEAQNEHTSVQETTLEIRLDNLQHNVKFLKSKLKENTLFMAVVKAFSYGNNHCEIAKYLEKKDLADYFAVAYASEGVELRKSGVTKPILVLHPQVAHFQEIVTYELEPTLYSYRTLDMFLSFAMDNNLDSYPVHIKCNTGMNRLGFLPQQIENVCQILSNKKQIRVRTAYSHLFASEDKNAEDCMQEQIRQFIDCQKVIEKYFSYKVLFHNCNTSGILNYPQAHFDMVRSGIGMYGFGNDAEYQSNFRPITILKSLISQIHDIPKGGYVGYNFGFQADAPTRTATISVGHADGLNRIYGKGIGFVYINGKKASIVGNVCMDMLMVDITEIDCKEGDEVIIFDEKHTAEILAETAQTISYELITSLSRRIKRVYVE; the protein is encoded by the coding sequence ATGAATATAGAGAAAGAAGCCCAAAACGAACATACATCGGTACAAGAAACTACTTTAGAAATCCGTTTGGATAATTTGCAGCACAATGTGAAGTTTCTGAAAAGTAAATTGAAAGAAAATACGCTGTTTATGGCGGTGGTGAAGGCTTTTTCGTACGGAAATAATCATTGTGAAATAGCCAAGTATTTAGAAAAAAAAGATTTAGCAGACTACTTTGCTGTAGCTTATGCCTCAGAAGGGGTTGAATTACGTAAATCTGGAGTGACAAAACCTATTTTGGTGCTTCATCCGCAAGTAGCACATTTTCAGGAAATTGTAACGTATGAGTTGGAACCTACTTTGTATTCATATCGAACTTTGGATATGTTTCTTAGCTTTGCTATGGATAACAATTTAGATAGTTATCCAGTTCATATTAAGTGTAATACAGGAATGAATCGTTTAGGATTTCTTCCTCAGCAAATTGAAAATGTCTGTCAAATTTTATCCAACAAAAAGCAAATTAGGGTAAGGACAGCATATTCGCACTTGTTTGCCTCAGAAGATAAAAATGCTGAAGATTGTATGCAAGAGCAAATTCGTCAATTTATAGATTGTCAGAAAGTTATCGAAAAATATTTTTCCTATAAAGTATTGTTTCATAATTGTAATACTTCTGGAATTTTGAACTATCCTCAAGCGCATTTTGATATGGTTCGTAGTGGAATTGGAATGTATGGTTTTGGGAATGATGCTGAATATCAGTCTAATTTTCGTCCGATAACGATTTTAAAGAGTTTGATTTCTCAGATTCACGATATTCCCAAAGGAGGATATGTGGGGTATAATTTTGGCTTTCAAGCAGATGCTCCTACTCGAACGGCGACTATTTCAGTGGGTCACGCTGATGGATTAAACAGAATTTACGGAAAAGGTATTGGTTTTGTGTATATTAATGGTAAAAAAGCATCCATTGTAGGGAATGTTTGTATGGATATGTTAATGGTTGATATTACAGAAATTGATTGTAAAGAGGGCGATGAAGTAATTATTTTTGATGAAAAACATACGGCTGAAATTCTTGCAGAAACAGCACAAACTATTTCTTATGAGCTAATTACATCGCTTTCAAGAAGGATAAAACGCGTGTATGTGGAATGA
- a CDS encoding NADP-dependent isocitrate dehydrogenase codes for MSKKATIIYTKTDEAPFLATHSLLPIVKRFTKSSGIDFQLKDISLAGRILANFPDFLKKEQQVEDALTELGKLATEPEANIIKLPNISASVPQLVAAIKELQSKGYDLPNYPEEPKTEAEKLIKARYDKIKGSAVNPVLREGNSDRRAPKAVKNYAKKHPHSMGAWSKDSLTKVATMSEGDFYHSEKSVTMEKPDNVKIELTTTSGEKIVLKEKTTLQEGEIIDAAVMRKKALLAFLKEQVQLAKNEGILFSLHMKATMMKVSDPIIFGHAVRTFFTDVFEKHADTFKKIGVDANNGFGDVIAKIANLEASEKEKIEKDIQIALENAPDLAMVNSDKGITNLHVPSDVIIDASMPAMIRNSGKMWNAKGETQDTLAVIPDSSYAGIYKEVIAFCKENGAFDPTTMGTVPNVGLMAQKAEEYGSHDKTFEISQNGVVNVIGEDGTIYLSQNVEIGDIWRMCQVKDAPVQDWVKLAVSRAKATQTPAIFWLDEKRAHDAELIKKVTKYLANHDTNGLEIKILSPEEATLFTLKRLVKGEDTISVTGNVLRDYLTDLFPILELGTSAKMLSIVPLMNGGGLFETGAGGSAPKHVEQFLEENYLRWDSLGEFLALEVSLEHLANTFNNPKALILANTLGEATEKVLENNKSPQRKLGQLDNRGSHFYLALYWAEALASQVKDTDLAKEFAPIAKQLKDNKERIVTELAEVQGKSISIEGYYSPDEQKTYAAMQPSSTFSKIMEY; via the coding sequence ATGTCAAAAAAAGCAACTATTATTTATACGAAAACAGACGAAGCTCCTTTTTTAGCAACACATTCTTTATTGCCTATCGTTAAGCGTTTTACAAAATCTTCTGGCATTGATTTTCAGTTGAAAGATATTTCACTTGCAGGGCGTATTTTAGCAAACTTCCCTGATTTTCTGAAAAAAGAACAACAAGTGGAAGATGCCTTAACCGAGCTGGGAAAATTGGCAACTGAACCCGAAGCAAATATCATCAAACTTCCTAATATTAGTGCTTCTGTTCCTCAATTGGTTGCAGCTATAAAAGAATTACAATCAAAAGGTTATGACCTTCCCAACTATCCTGAAGAACCCAAAACAGAAGCCGAAAAGCTCATCAAAGCTCGTTACGACAAAATTAAAGGAAGTGCCGTAAACCCCGTGCTTCGAGAGGGAAATTCAGACCGAAGAGCCCCAAAAGCTGTAAAAAATTATGCTAAAAAACATCCGCATAGTATGGGAGCTTGGTCAAAAGATTCACTGACAAAAGTAGCAACAATGTCCGAAGGCGATTTCTATCATAGTGAAAAATCCGTTACGATGGAAAAGCCTGATAATGTTAAAATTGAATTAACGACAACTTCGGGCGAAAAAATCGTTTTAAAAGAAAAAACCACTTTGCAAGAAGGCGAAATCATTGATGCTGCAGTAATGCGTAAAAAAGCACTACTTGCATTTTTGAAAGAACAAGTACAACTGGCTAAAAATGAAGGCATTTTGTTTTCACTGCATATGAAAGCCACAATGATGAAAGTTTCTGACCCAATTATTTTCGGACATGCAGTACGTACTTTCTTTACCGATGTTTTTGAAAAACACGCTGATACATTCAAAAAAATAGGAGTTGATGCCAATAACGGATTTGGTGATGTGATTGCTAAAATTGCAAATTTAGAAGCTTCTGAAAAAGAAAAAATAGAAAAAGATATTCAAATTGCATTGGAAAATGCTCCTGATTTGGCAATGGTAAATTCCGACAAAGGAATTACTAACTTACACGTTCCCAGTGATGTAATCATTGATGCTTCAATGCCTGCAATGATTCGCAATTCAGGAAAAATGTGGAATGCAAAAGGAGAAACACAAGACACTTTGGCTGTAATTCCCGATAGTAGTTATGCGGGTATTTACAAAGAAGTCATCGCTTTTTGTAAAGAAAACGGAGCTTTTGACCCTACCACAATGGGAACGGTTCCAAACGTTGGTTTGATGGCTCAAAAAGCAGAAGAATATGGTTCGCACGACAAAACTTTCGAAATTTCACAAAATGGTGTGGTAAATGTTATTGGCGAAGACGGAACTATATATCTATCACAAAATGTGGAAATTGGAGATATTTGGCGTATGTGTCAAGTAAAAGATGCTCCTGTTCAAGATTGGGTTAAATTAGCTGTTTCAAGAGCAAAAGCCACACAAACACCTGCTATTTTTTGGTTAGATGAAAAACGTGCCCACGATGCCGAACTCATTAAAAAAGTAACAAAATATTTAGCTAATCACGACACAAACGGACTGGAAATCAAGATTCTTTCACCAGAAGAAGCTACTCTTTTTACACTAAAACGTTTGGTTAAGGGCGAAGACACCATTTCAGTTACAGGAAATGTTCTGCGTGACTACTTGACTGATTTGTTCCCTATTCTGGAACTCGGAACAAGTGCCAAAATGCTATCTATTGTACCTTTGATGAATGGAGGAGGATTGTTTGAAACAGGTGCTGGTGGTTCTGCTCCAAAACACGTGGAACAATTCTTGGAAGAAAATTATTTGCGTTGGGATTCACTTGGAGAGTTTTTGGCTTTAGAAGTTTCGCTGGAACATTTGGCAAACACATTCAATAACCCGAAAGCACTTATTTTAGCAAATACGCTGGGAGAAGCTACCGAAAAAGTTTTGGAAAACAACAAATCTCCACAACGAAAATTAGGACAATTGGACAATCGTGGAAGTCACTTTTACTTAGCACTTTACTGGGCAGAAGCCTTAGCCTCACAAGTTAAAGATACCGACTTAGCAAAAGAATTCGCTCCAATTGCTAAACAACTGAAAGACAACAAAGAACGCATCGTTACAGAACTTGCCGAAGTTCAAGGGAAAAGCATCAGCATAGAAGGTTACTATTCGCCTGACGAACAAAAAACATATGCTGCAATGCAACCAAGCAGTACTTTTAGCAAAATAATGGAATACTAA
- a CDS encoding tetratricopeptide repeat protein, protein MSLFSGEEENYAVLRFESMLKKNHVFFFEVEEFEEIIGHYLDLGKMNKAKHALGIGLQQHPMATSLKLLQVEILIFEDQLKEASVILEQLFVLEPSNSEVYVQQANLYSKLKNHQKAIELLQQAMKYTDDVADICSLMAMEYLFMEEYSKAKSCFIRCLKEDSQDYMSLQQLIYCYDVLEQSQECIAFLNQFLNQSPYCEIAWYYLGKQYIHQENLQEALRCFDFAIISDDTFTGAYFEKAKVLEMFGEYQKAIENYKITLTLDDASPLVFLHIGKCYEKMNDDESAEKYYFKAVQEDPQLSKSWMNLSEFYYLRGEFAKSLKYLYKVLQLEEENPFYWKRYAEINLAVNDLKKAEQAFGKAVAFGDYSLDTISNWLDLLLLHKQYRQVIEIISDVEYLFPNEITFEYRLAVAYWGINNFFQAQKHLSKAIEKGWEWVPFFNKKFPDFFKTRFVREMLQ, encoded by the coding sequence ATGTCATTATTTTCAGGGGAAGAAGAAAATTATGCGGTATTGCGCTTTGAATCAATGCTTAAGAAAAATCACGTGTTTTTCTTTGAAGTTGAGGAGTTTGAAGAAATCATAGGGCATTACTTAGATTTAGGGAAGATGAATAAAGCCAAACACGCCTTAGGTATTGGTTTACAACAACATCCTATGGCTACTTCGCTGAAATTATTGCAAGTAGAAATATTGATTTTTGAAGATCAATTGAAAGAAGCGTCAGTTATTTTAGAACAATTATTTGTATTAGAGCCTTCTAATTCAGAAGTTTATGTACAACAAGCTAATTTATATTCCAAACTGAAAAATCATCAAAAAGCTATTGAGCTTCTTCAACAAGCGATGAAATATACTGATGATGTAGCTGATATTTGTTCGCTTATGGCTATGGAATATCTGTTTATGGAGGAATACAGCAAGGCAAAATCGTGTTTTATACGTTGTTTAAAAGAAGATTCTCAGGACTATATGTCGCTTCAGCAACTTATTTATTGTTATGACGTTTTGGAGCAAAGTCAAGAATGTATAGCATTTTTGAATCAGTTTTTGAATCAAAGTCCGTATTGTGAAATAGCTTGGTATTATTTGGGTAAGCAGTACATCCATCAAGAGAATTTGCAAGAGGCATTGCGTTGTTTTGACTTTGCTATCATTAGTGATGATACTTTTACGGGAGCTTATTTTGAAAAAGCAAAAGTGCTGGAAATGTTCGGAGAGTATCAAAAAGCTATTGAAAATTATAAAATTACGCTTACTTTGGATGATGCCTCGCCACTAGTTTTCTTACACATCGGGAAGTGTTACGAAAAGATGAATGATGATGAAAGTGCCGAGAAGTATTATTTCAAAGCCGTTCAAGAGGATCCTCAGCTTAGCAAGTCGTGGATGAATTTGTCCGAGTTTTATTATTTGAGAGGTGAGTTTGCCAAGTCGTTAAAATATCTTTACAAAGTATTGCAACTTGAAGAAGAAAATCCGTTTTATTGGAAGCGATATGCCGAAATCAATTTGGCAGTTAATGACCTTAAAAAAGCCGAACAAGCCTTTGGTAAGGCTGTTGCTTTCGGTGATTACTCGTTGGATACCATATCAAATTGGTTGGATTTGTTGTTGTTGCACAAGCAATATCGGCAAGTTATTGAAATTATTTCTGATGTGGAGTATCTTTTTCCTAACGAAATCACTTTCGAGTACCGTTTAGCAGTGGCATATTGGGGTATTAACAACTTTTTCCAAGCTCAAAAACACCTTTCCAAAGCCATAGAAAAAGGGTGGGAGTGGGTGCCATTTTTCAATAAAAAATTCCCCGATTTCTTCAAAACCAGATTTGTACGAGAGATGCTCCAATAA
- a CDS encoding AAA family ATPase — MEINTTNGQGAVNISQINEKIERESVFVDILSREMNKVIVGQKHMVDALLIGLLGQGHILLEGVPGLAKTLSINTLSKAVSGSFSRIQFTPDLLPADVIGTMTYNIKQNEFSIKKGPIFANFVLADEINRAPAKVQSALLEAMQEKQVTIGDSTFALDKPFMVMATQNPVEQEGTYPLPEAQVDRFMLKTVIDYPKLDEEQFIMRNNLSGNQPQINQVVSLQQIQNAQQVVREVYMDEKIEKYILDIIFATRYPEKYNLSDLKPLINFGASPRGSINLATASKCHAFIKRRGYVIPEDVRAVIYDVLRHRIGITYEAEAENITSVEIINKIVNTVEVP, encoded by the coding sequence ATGGAAATTAATACTACTAATGGTCAAGGAGCTGTAAATATTAGCCAAATTAATGAAAAGATAGAACGTGAGAGTGTTTTTGTTGATATTCTTTCTCGGGAGATGAACAAAGTCATTGTAGGGCAGAAGCATATGGTAGATGCTTTACTTATAGGACTTTTAGGTCAAGGACATATTCTTTTAGAAGGGGTTCCTGGACTTGCAAAAACGCTTTCAATCAATACCTTATCCAAAGCTGTGAGTGGAAGTTTTAGTCGTATTCAGTTTACACCCGATTTGCTTCCTGCTGATGTTATCGGTACAATGACCTACAATATCAAACAAAATGAATTTTCTATCAAGAAAGGACCCATTTTTGCCAATTTCGTACTGGCAGACGAGATAAACCGAGCCCCAGCCAAGGTGCAATCTGCCTTACTAGAGGCGATGCAGGAAAAACAAGTAACCATAGGGGATAGTACCTTTGCTCTTGATAAGCCTTTTATGGTAATGGCTACTCAAAATCCTGTTGAACAAGAAGGTACATATCCGCTTCCAGAGGCTCAGGTTGACCGTTTTATGTTAAAAACGGTTATTGATTATCCGAAACTTGATGAAGAACAGTTTATTATGCGTAATAATCTTTCGGGTAACCAACCCCAAATAAATCAAGTGGTTAGCTTGCAGCAAATTCAAAACGCGCAACAAGTGGTTCGTGAGGTGTATATGGATGAAAAAATCGAAAAATACATTTTGGATATTATATTTGCTACGCGTTATCCTGAAAAATATAATCTTTCTGACCTCAAACCTCTTATCAATTTCGGAGCATCGCCTCGTGGTAGTATTAACTTAGCTACGGCCTCCAAGTGTCACGCCTTTATTAAACGTCGTGGTTATGTAATTCCCGAAGATGTAAGAGCGGTAATTTATGATGTGTTACGCCATCGAATTGGGATAACCTACGAAGCTGAAGCTGAAAACATTACTTCTGTTGAAATCATTAACAAAATTGTCAATACCGTTGAAGTTCCGTAG
- a CDS encoding ABC transporter permease — protein MLRLLQIELIKLWNSKSSRILIITYFILLTFLSLISAIRIKIGSIDFLLADQGIFNFPFIWHFNTYIAIHFKLFLAIIIVSMIASEYSNKTLKQNLIDGLSKREFILSKFLTILLFATISTLVVFVISLILGGIYSVYDEIGIIFSDMEYLIAYFLNLVGFFSICLFFAVLTRKSAFALGFLVIWFIGESIFSAILNYKLESLKFLVDFFPLQAISNLLKEPFTRLSAIKTAVEQVAQGFDKDYTLQLQDAVTVMGWTVIFVTLSYYLIKRRDL, from the coding sequence ATGTTACGTTTATTACAAATAGAACTCATAAAACTCTGGAATAGCAAAAGTAGCCGTATTTTGATTATTACTTATTTCATTTTGCTCACTTTTTTGTCGTTAATTTCAGCCATACGCATAAAAATAGGCAGTATTGATTTTTTACTTGCCGATCAAGGCATTTTTAATTTTCCATTCATTTGGCACTTTAATACTTACATCGCTATACATTTCAAACTATTTTTGGCTATCATTATTGTCTCGATGATTGCCAGTGAATATAGTAATAAAACGCTCAAACAGAACTTGATAGATGGATTAAGTAAGAGAGAATTTATTCTTTCTAAGTTTCTGACTATTTTGCTTTTTGCTACAATATCAACACTTGTTGTTTTTGTAATCTCGCTTATTTTAGGAGGAATTTATTCGGTTTATGATGAAATAGGTATTATTTTTTCCGATATGGAATATTTGATAGCTTACTTTTTGAACTTAGTCGGATTTTTCAGTATTTGTCTTTTCTTTGCTGTTTTGACTCGAAAATCAGCTTTTGCTTTGGGTTTTTTAGTGATTTGGTTTATTGGAGAATCTATATTTTCAGCAATACTAAACTACAAATTGGAATCTCTTAAGTTTTTGGTTGACTTTTTTCCATTACAAGCGATTAGTAACCTTTTAAAAGAGCCTTTTACCCGATTATCAGCTATTAAAACGGCAGTGGAGCAAGTCGCTCAAGGTTTTGATAAAGATTATACTTTGCAGTTACAAGATGCAGTTACAGTAATGGGCTGGACGGTAATTTTTGTAACCTTATCTTACTATCTGATAAAACGTCGCGATTTGTAA